The nucleotide sequence tgcattTCATATATTGAGGTTATTCTGTGATTGTATTTATGTTATTGACTTAATATCTGTTCAttttttctatcttcttataATTGTATTTGGTGTACgtgtatattttttcttctttccccTACATGTATTTGTTATATATGTACatagtagaactgttagtggagacgaaGTGGGCTAACGtttaggacattttctgattgtatgTGACATGCCCATAGtttatgtttatatgctttattttctactttacacaatcggtctatgatacctactgagtataagtggaccgtactcacccctaGTGCGTCCTTTCGGTGCAGATCCAGGTACAAGCGCATCATACGGATAGTTGATTCAGGCGGCATTTGGAGTATATTCGAGGTAGCGGATGCCCGATGCTTCAGGAGTTGGCCAACGACATCTTCCTGTCTATTTCATGTCTtaattagtattcggagacagattttgatccttttggactattattgtatctttgacattcaagatgtatttagtagttcttacactgtgacactaggtttttGGATTTGATTTGGTATCTTTGATAGTATTTCCACTATTATCATGTTGTGTGGTTCAACTTTGGTTTAGAAGCCTTGACTTGGGTTTTTGGGTATTGATTTCCCTTTTTATATCggttgggtgataggcttacttaccAAGATTagccgtgacaagtgccatcatgatcaTTGatgtttgggtcgtgacaacttAATAGGAAGGGAACCAAGCACCAAATCTGTCATTTATTGTtataattatcaataaaattcagtaattattatattgaaaaaattgagCTAAAGACACATGGAACAAATAGAGACACCAATATAAGGATTCATCTCAACAAGTGAAGCAAAGCCTCGAGAGGCCTCCTGAGCAACAATGGGGCGCCCTCTCGTACGGGATAGAACTTAGTGAATCGTCACCCACAATGACATGGCACAAGGGACAAGCTTGTCGGACTACTCAGGTACACAAGCGAACATGTACGGGGCTAAGTTCAAGAATATTAGCTGGCACCACCTCTAACGGATTGGACGCGTGGCGCAAGGACACAACTTTAGGTACTTTAAGGGCTCTAGTGGCATATTCTAATTGGCTAAGGCCTAACATTATAAGCCTATAAGTAGTTGCTCTTCCTCATTTGTAAAACGATCCAAACTCTAATTTCTTCATTGAATACAATAGTTTTCTTGGTCTTCAAACATTTTTTACTTTACACTTAGTTCTGCATTGAGAGTAGTCTTGCTAGTGTGGGAGATGATCTCATATTTTTTCGTACTCGCTTCAGACACACTCGAATTAGTCCTTTTCCCTAGTTTATTTCgtttatgatatattttatctGTTTTCATTGTCGCCAAGTAATCAAACTGCTAGGAAATTGGACTTGGAATAACGTTAAATCATAATGCGTGTTCTTGCACACCTACAAATTCAACTTTACTAAATTCTCGGCAAACACATATATGTGATATTAATCCCATAATTTCATATGATCCTAAGGTTGTAAACTGCAGTGCAAGGTGTACAAGTGTTGCCATGTTTCCATGTTTCCATGTTCAGGACTCTGTGCCTTGTTTGTGGTCCTATATATAGATGGTATGGTTCATCATACTTTAGGAGATGAAGTGGTACAATTCCAGTCAAGTTTTAATTGtacaaaaatgaccaaaagggaaAATCTTGATTGTCTACTTCTTTTCCTCGTTTTTTTCTCTGCATCTGTAACTTTCATGTATCCTTGTTACTTTTGGAAATTCGTCGATAAAGTAGCTAAAAAAGAGAgattttttgatataatatatgtTAGGACTTGAAAATGACGGACTCAAGGAATAtgatgaaaattatattttgatattttattttgtgcataacatatttcttataaaacgTTACTACATAATATTTGAGTAATGTTGTTATAAATAGGTAATTTTAAACGTCCCGCTATAATAGACGTCATGTTGTTATGGGTAGAATGTTGTTATAGAGtagtaaaatataacatgaaaaattggtTTCCAAAAAAATCAAACCGATATAGTGAAATCGTTATAACGAGATGACACTATAGAAAGCGACTTTATATATCAATGGAGCTTAGCAACTTTGGGTAAACATGAAATCAAATGCCAAGGATGAGTTAGAGCGatattaatctttaaaaaaaaatcgtACTTAATTCAGCTATAAAAGTTAATCCATGAAGTGAACCCTCAAACGtaagatatttcttatttttataagaatttctttactagaaataatgttTCTCCGACATTACAACCTCTATCATTATGATACTATTCACCAAtcaaattattttgtaaattgaTTTTCAATTGAGACTATCaatactaaaaagaaaatatattctgTCTATCAGACAAAATTTGATTTAGTAATCCACTTTAATAATAGAGGAGGTACAACGCCACaccaacataaaaaaataatcataaaattgaaattattaaccttttccaatatcttttgtttttatgaaacttgttatggACAAAAATAAGAACCGTGATGATCAAGTAGTACGTACTATCATTTTCCTCAATGCATCAGGATATGATTATCTTTATCAAATCTTTAATTAACTAGTACGAGGTCTAAATTTAACGAGAAAGATTAAAAGCGGACAATGGGAATGTACGCTCTTGTCATTTCCAACAACTCAATGCCAAACCATTAAAAGACTTGAATGATATTCTCAATTTGGATCATACTCAATCAAAGTTGAGTAATGGTCCCATTTACTTTATATATCAAATTGAAGTGGACCCATCAAGAATTTATATCCACGAATCTCCTTTTAATATTTTCCCAATAATATTCTATTTTCTCCGGTCATCAAAATATACATTAAATTGATTACCacaaatttgaataataaatattaCTCTCTCCACCCCGACACATAACTCATTAGTCATTACTAGTCTTTATCAATTTATGTGATAAACTTCTTTTTTATCTAAAAGTGGTcacatttttataattaaaaataacgtAACTTTAATCATATAATTCACTGTTTATCTTTAACTACATGACTTGTATGATccacttaatataataaaaatcacTTTTTTCATGAAAAGAgagaatatataagaaaaagcatatttcattttttaaattttgtttccgGTTAAATAAGTAGAGGGGGAGCTAGAGTATCGACTTTGATACACAATATTTGTCTCAAATCTATTGAAatgtatttaatattaaattagaATTCAGTAACTTAaaagatttgaagaaaaatttatgaatatCAAAGTCTGATTTCGCCTCTATACGATGATATAAATGAGACGTATGGAATAGTTTATATTAAAAGCCTAGCTAGCTATAGAAACTATAGTACCCCATACATTATTTATTCGCTTGCAGTACCTAATCCTATCATATTAAAGAAATCGAGAATCTAGCAAATTTCATGGGTGATTCTTCTTCAGCTGCTTTAGATTTTCATGCTTTGAATTCCACTTCTAACAATTCTCCTCTCATGATCAACTCAAATATGGAACTCCTAAATAGCATAAGCCAACAACTTGAAGATGATCAGAATTTCGACTCAAATATTCATCAACACGGCTTTTTGGCTTTGTCAAATGATCAAAACTTCTctaatcatcaacaacaactcCCCATCATGCCTAATTTTCATGCTGATCGTATGAATATTAGCCATGATATTAATTATGATCCCGCAACCGCTGCTGCTGCTGCTCAATTTTTTACTTTGGGAGGTCCAAGTTATGGCTGGACTGGCAGTATGAATAATTCAATTCCTGAATCAGAATCCATGTTGAATAATGAAAACAACAACATTCCAACTCCTCCACCTCTAGTCTCTGGAAATGCTGGCAAGGTGATCAATACAAATTatgttcattttttttaatcaccctttcttctttcttttaatcGGTGTtacaaaaagatttattttattttgatttaagtgGTTATTTTTCACCTCGATGGTCGATAATTCTTTCTAACATCTCCATCTGAGAACGACCCCTTCTTGAAACCATTGCGAATGAACAAGATATTGCGGGCTTATCAACCTGTTATTTCTATCATGCCACTAATTAAAATTTATTACATTAAGTGTAATGTGTCCTGTTGGGAGCTAGTGGAATTCTAGCTTGTTAAAAAGGGGTTCAGAAAAGTGcagatgattatttttttttcccCATGATTTTTTGGGTAGAACAAATGTGAAGGGAGAAAGAGAAAACGGAACAATCAAAAAGAAACTGAGAAGCCAAGAGAAGTTGTTCATGTTAGAGCAAAGAGAGGCCAAGCTACTGATAGTCACAGTTTGGCTGAAAGAGTAAGAATTCTTTAATTAAATTCAATTTATAGTACTCTTATTGTTATGCGTTTCTATAATAGTCATCGCCTGTAATAATATTTCACTGGAACAACATAATCATGTTTATGATAGAAATGTTTTTCATGTTATGTTATAATATAGGTTTTCTCTATGACAATATTTTCTATATAGCAatcaaaaaattaggaaaaacttATCAATGTTGCTATCGACAGGTTCGACAGGTTTGATTGTATTTGTTAATTTATCACATGCATTCATCATTAGCATATTCTATGAATAGAAAGGCttgcaaaatcaaaattttgagtAATTTCTTGTTTGTGATCTAGCTTCGAAGggagaaaataaatgaaaagctCAGATGCTTACAAGAACTTGTTCCTGGATGTTATAAGGTAATATTATACGCTTGCTATATACTTACATAATTTCAAACAATCAAAATCCTTCTTGTTCAATTtttgtacatatatatttatattgaagAAGTGTTTTTAATTAGCTATGTTGTTCGGACtcttaaaaaaacaaatgcatgTTGGATCCTTTAAAAGTAGTATATTTTGTAACAATCCGACATGGGTGCAGCAACATTTGTGGAGAGTCATCCGAGCAAAATAGTTTCATAGAACTATGTTATACTAAATCATAATTCTTATTACACGAGTAAATGTTGCAGACTATGGGAATGGCAGTGATGTTAGACGTAATTATCAACTATGTCCGGTCATTGCAGAATCAAATTGATGTAAGATATAGATAGGCATATATTATGTTCTTATATTTCATAGTGCAaagttagaaaaatatttaacaaatttaATCGAAGTCTTCTCTAATATTCTATGTTTTTTTGAAGTTTCTTTCAATGAAACTATCAGCAGCAAGTTTGTTTTATGATTTCAACTCTTCAGAGATGGAAGATATGGACTCAATGCAGGTACACTTCTCAAATTTTAATTTCCAAGTGCTTTCACTAATTGTGcatatttctcattttcttcTATGTTAAATGATAATCGTACCAAATAAAAACATTCTCaatgaaaaaaaagttattttcatcaCCAATTAATCTAGCCTCATTAAAGTAAACGACATTCATGATCCTTCATTTTGCTGGTCCTCTATGATAGAATCATAAATAAATTGTCTCCGCTCACCTGACTTTTTGATAGGTTGAAATAAGAGCATGATTCAAACATGATGCACGTATGCATCATGTCATAAGTAAAAACtgaatataaaaagaaaagttcattaaaaatagtaattaacaCTAATTAGAAAAATCAAAGTGAAAAAATGAATTGACTatcaaaaagagagagaaaattgcAAGAACCAAAGCCACAACCCACAGGTGGCTGCATACATCTTAATTCTTATCTGCTTTCCAATTATACTCTGAACGATTGCTTTAAGAAGTCAAACACAACACATACCATTCTCAAATTCAAGTTATCACTGAGCTACAACATAGTTAAAGACAGGTTAAAATATGATGAAAGCAACGAAAGAAACCAATTCACATAAAGAAGATCACGAGCGGATATCAATTATAAATAATGTATCATTATTCATTAAAATGAACGAATTCATATAGAAGAACCGTAATTAAAACAAAATCAGCTCCCAAACCAAAGAAATTTAAAGGGAAGAATCATTATCaatattgattatttataattcatatataacttttaaatttattaactaAAAGGACTAAacgaaaataaaaagaatgataatAATGAATGTAAGAAGACGATTTGAACCAAAACTAAAAGAAGTAGAAGTGACCATCTTATTGTGGTAAAGTTtgatcaaaatatcatttatatagaattatatatatatatatatatatatatatatatggtaaagttTTAATTGAGTGGAAAGTGTTAAATAATGAAACTAAAACCATAATAGTAAAAGAAAACGTACAgtagttattttaaaattttaggtgagattttatttttcttttttacttaaagttttctattaaattattttttgttctctTATCATATAGTATAGGATTTTTTTGGTTTCATATATTTCAAGACTCCTTTAACATGTATAgaaggaaataaaaaatttaccatTGTTAattctctatatatttttcttttatcatataatt is from Capsicum annuum cultivar UCD-10X-F1 chromosome 5, UCD10Xv1.1, whole genome shotgun sequence and encodes:
- the LOC107872424 gene encoding transcription factor bHLH75-like — translated: MGDSSSAALDFHALNSTSNNSPLMINSNMELLNSISQQLEDDQNFDSNIHQHGFLALSNDQNFSNHQQQLPIMPNFHADRMNISHDINYDPATAAAAAQFFTLGGPSYGWTGSMNNSIPESESMLNNENNNIPTPPPLVSGNAGKNKCEGRKRKRNNQKETEKPREVVHVRAKRGQATDSHSLAERLRREKINEKLRCLQELVPGCYKTMGMAVMLDVIINYVRSLQNQIDFLSMKLSAASLFYDFNSSEMEDMDSMQGTNGYAAQGMGKNIVGEGYGGFPQFQTSWPL